Proteins from one Ahaetulla prasina isolate Xishuangbanna chromosome 2, ASM2864084v1, whole genome shotgun sequence genomic window:
- the TMEM39A gene encoding transmembrane protein 39A isoform X2, with protein sequence MLARRLVWALISEASQVGTSSMIHDMALILARLVLLTFCVWVLCWTLVNLFRSHSVLNLLFLGYPFGVYVPLCCFHQDSRNQPLSTDCSYLVQDQLVDDSASGVGSLVKPKDLFSLLRESVKEQFNPSVTTPTHSCPLSPDLIRNEVEGLKADFNRRIKEVLFNSLFSAYYVAFLPLCFVKSTQYYDMRWSCEHLIMVWINAFVMLTTQLLPPKYCDLLHRSAAHLGKWQKLEHGSYSNAPQHIWSESTIWPQGVLVRHSRCLYKAVGPYNVAVPSDVSHARFYFLFHHPLRLLNLLILIEGSVVCYQLYSLLRSEKWNHTLSMALILFCNYYVLFKLLRDRIVLGKAYSYPLNSYGLKAH encoded by the exons ATGTTGGCACGGAGGCTTGTATGGGCCCTCATCTCTGAG GCCTCGCAGGTCGGTACTTCTTCAATGATTCACGATATGGCATTGATTCTGGCACGTCTAGTTCTACTCACCTTTTGTGTATGGGTGCTCTGCTGGACTCTGGTCAACCTTTTCCGCAGCCATTCTGTCCTCAATCTCCTCTTCCTTGGCTACCC GTTTGGTGTCTATGTTCCATTGTGCTGCTTCCACCAAGATAGTAGAAATCAGCCTCTTTCAACAGACTGCAGCTATTTAGTGCAGGATCAACTAGTGGATGATAGTGCCTCAGGGGTTGGCAGTCTTGTGAAGCCCAAAGATTTATTTTCTCTCCTGAGAGAATCCGTCAAAGAACAGTTCAACCCCTCTGTGACCACTCCGACGCACAGCTGTCCCTTGTCCCCAGATCTCATTCGCAATGAAGTGGAGGGCCTCAAAGCAGATTTTAACCGCCGAATCAAGGAAGTTCTGTTCAATTCCCTCTTCAGTGCCTACTATGTGGCATTTCTGCCGCTGTGCTTTGTGAAG AGCACTCAGTATTACGATATGCGCTGGTCATGTGAGCACCTCATCATGGTTTGGATCAATGCTTTTGTCATGCTCACCACACAACTGCTTCCTCCCAAGTATTGTGACTTGCTACACAGATCAGCTGCTCACTTGGGCaagtggcagaagctggaacatggTTCATATAGTAATGCCCCTCAACACAT TTGGTCTGAGAGCACAATATGGCCACAAGGAGTGCTGGTACGGCATAGTCGATGCTTATATAAAGCAGTGGGACCTTATAACGTAGCTGTGCCTTCAGATGTCTCTCATGCTCGCTTTTAT ttCCTCTTCCACCATCCCTTACGGCTTCTCAATCTGCTGATTCTCATAGAAGGCAGTGTGGTCTGTTATCAACTCTACTCCCTGCTTCGTTCAGAGAAGTGGAACCATACACTCTCCATGGCCCTGATACTCTTCTGTAACTACTATGTCTTATTTAAACTCCTGAGGGACCGAATAGTATTGGGCAAGGCCTATTCTTATCCACTCAACAGCTATGGGTTAAAAGCCCATTAG